The genomic DNA GATCAACACTGGTTTTTAGAGTTGGATTGTGACTCCCACCCACCCCACTTGCTAGCAGGTGATTTTGAGCCCCAAAAACGCGTCTGACCCGCGTCGTTATTGGCGAAAATCGAGCCGGAGTGGGGGACTAGCTGCTAGTCAGTCCTCGGTTGTCAGTCCTCAGTCCCCAGGTCCCAGAATCCCGCTTCACAAATGAATTTTCAAAGACCGCAAAGGGCCGAAGCCCTGCATTCTTGAATGCCGGACGTAAACACACATCTGGCACAATGATGGCCTGTAGTTTCCAAGGAATCAAGATTTTGATATCAGATTGGTGCCAGTTCGTGCTTGAAAGTTATTCTGCGGAATCCGCCTGGTTTGGGCAAACCTGCAGCAGACGCACGGCCTTCACTTCAGACTTGTTCACACAAGTCAGAATCATGCTCCTGGAACACTCACCGCATAGCCAGAAGTGTTCCAGCCGCTTGCCGCCTGTTTGCGCAGACAAAACGAACCGATAAACCTTGCCATCTCGCAAGTAGCGGAGTTCCCGCCTGCAGTCCGGATTAGCGCATCGGCTGAATTGGCAATCAAAGTTTCATTAAGGCACAACGTTCGCTTTATGTCGGCAAAGCGTTGACCGTAAAAATAGCGCGAAAGTAACCGCGGTAAGCGTAAATAAGAAAGATCTCTAATACGGAAAACACCAAGCCTGGCGCAATTCCTTGACCGCCTTGTATAAAAATATGAAAGGCTAAAATGTTTACGAGAATCGGTCCAAGCAAAACCAGGCCCAATGGCGCGGTCCGGCCGATTAACACCAGTAGCCCACCCAATAGTTGCACGACACCCACGAGTAGCATCCAATGGCTTGGAACCATGACGGCTACAAATTGTGCAGCCAATGAGCCCGCCGGTAGTGGTGGAGCAGTGATGAAGGGATGGAGGATATTAAATCCAAAAATGATGAAACCCACGCCTAGAAGGACTCGACTGATCAAAATGGCAATTTTCATGTAATCTCCTTTTAATGTGATTAGCTTTTGGTTTCAAGAATCCTAATTGTCTCTTTACTTACTAATGTGTGTACGAACTGGGCCGGCTGACGAACGAAAAGTGTTCATAACGTGATTCCTCTCTTAAAGAGCGGCTACCTGGTTTTGATCAGTGACGATTCGGCCGATGCGCTCTGCGGCGGCTGTGAAAAAGACGGTGGCCTCCTCGCGACCTTGGTTCTCGGCATGAATAAACGTAACGTCCGTAAGTCCGATAAAACCCAGAATGTGGCGCAGATAGGGTTCCTGAAAATCGAAAGCTTCCGCCGCGGTGCCTTTTTCATAGGCACCCCCGCGAGAAGTGATGACGACGACTTTCTTTTTTTGTAGAAGGCCCTGCCGGCCCTTTGGCCCGTAGGCAACCGTCTTCCCGACCCGCACAATCTGATCGATCCACGCCTTGAGCAAAGAAGAGATCGAGAAATTGTACATCGGTGCGCCAATAACGACCGTGTCGGCCGCTTTGAGTTCTTCGATTAACTCATTTGAGGTCGAAAGATACGACCGCTGCACCGGCGTCAGCTTCGAATCTTCGAGTTGGGTCGCGCCCCAGTGATCGGTGATCAGTGGAAGCGCTGTTACGGAAAGGTCTCGCTGGATGACTTCTCCACCCGGATGGTTCTTTCTCCATTCTTCGGTGAATTTGGCAGTCAGTCGCCGGGTCACGGAACCGGTCTGCCGCGCACTGGAATCAATTTGAAGCAATTTCATCTGAACCTCCTCGTCCAGGGAATTCATCTAAACTTGTGCAATAGATGTCCGTGCAACTGGACTCGAACTGTCATTTCGTCCATCTAATTTGTTCAAGAGTCCAGATGGGAGGTGTAGATTGGACCCGATTACCGATCTCGTTCAAACCATGCAAATCGTGGGCGTGGTTCATGCCCGGCTGGAAGCCACTGCGCCCTGGGGACTGAAGAGAGAGGCCGAGGTCGCAGAGGGAACCGCAAATGACAAACATTCGGGTGACTCCGCAAGTTCGCCCTTCCACTTCGCTCACTTCGGAATGCTTTCCCGCGGCAACTGCTGGCTCAGCGTCGAGGGCATTCCCGATCCGATACCACTCGCCGGAGGGGATTGCTTCTTGCTTGCGCCCGGAAGCGCATACACGCTGCGGGACAATCCACGCACTCGCCCGCGCAGCTTTTGTGAAGTGGCACCGAAAAATGGCAGCCAGGTGATTGAGTACGGTGGTGGAGGAGCCCCGACCACCATCATTTCGGGATGGTTCAGATTCTGTACGATGTGTGTGAAGCCCCTGACGAGCTTGCTTCCTCCGCTCATACTGGTCAAGGCCGATCAAGCGCAGAGCCTGGCGCTGCACACGACCTTGAGCATGCTTGCCTCGGAGATGGCGGAGCCAGCGCCAGGGTCGGGACTGGTCGTTAACCGGTTGGCCGAGCTGTTGTTCATACACTCCATCCGCGCCTACATCGAATCGCAGTTAGAGAGCCGCAAGAGCGGCTTGCTGCGGGCGATTTTCGATCGGCAAATTGGTGTTGCTCTTAAATCCATGCACGAGAAAGTGGAGCATCCCTGGACAGTCGAATCGCTGGCCGCGGCGTGCGGTATGTCGCGTTCCGCTTTTGCGGTTCGCTTTAAAGAGCTGGTTGGGGAAACACCGCTGGAATATTTGACAAGTTGGAGAATGCAGAAGGCAACAGGATTGCTGCAGAAAGGTGATAAGAAGCTGTTCGAAGTGGCAAAATCCGTTGGCTACGATTCCGACGCCGCCTTCAGCAAAGCGTTCAAGCGAGTATTCGGCGTCGCACCCAGGGAGTATCGGCGAAATGCCACCGGGGCATCTTGAACTTCAGTTAAGGATACCAGCAGGCTGTCACTGGCAACGGAGGAACCCGATTTCAAATTCTGTATCTGGAGAATTGTTTGAAGCCCGGCGTTTCTCCTGCGTCCTCTGCGGTTAGGTTTTGTCTCTCCTGATCCTTTAGAAAATCTAAACTTAACGTATAGCCAATTTGCGTGAAGCAAAGCGGGTGTTCGCTATATAGTGGTGGGCTGCTCTCACAGGCAAGGGCAAGCTGATCCTCACAATTCAACCAGGGATTTCCATGAAATTTTCCGCATTCGTATTGTTGATTGCACTGTCTGTAACAATCCAACCTGTCGCCAAGGCGCAAGACCCACAAACCGCTCCCACCGCTCCAGCCGCGGCGCCTTCACCCACGCCAACACCTCAGCCTAGACCTACCCCCGCACCCTCGGCAGAAGTCCTGCCGGGCAAGGGGTTGGCGCAGCATCCTTTTCTATATTGCGGTGAGTGGGATACGCGCAAGCCCGAGCAGACCATGTTCATCATCAGAGATGGCAAGGTGGTCTGGACATACTCGATTC from Terriglobales bacterium includes the following:
- a CDS encoding AraC family transcriptional regulator — translated: MDPITDLVQTMQIVGVVHARLEATAPWGLKREAEVAEGTANDKHSGDSASSPFHFAHFGMLSRGNCWLSVEGIPDPIPLAGGDCFLLAPGSAYTLRDNPRTRPRSFCEVAPKNGSQVIEYGGGGAPTTIISGWFRFCTMCVKPLTSLLPPLILVKADQAQSLALHTTLSMLASEMAEPAPGSGLVVNRLAELLFIHSIRAYIESQLESRKSGLLRAIFDRQIGVALKSMHEKVEHPWTVESLAAACGMSRSAFAVRFKELVGETPLEYLTSWRMQKATGLLQKGDKKLFEVAKSVGYDSDAAFSKAFKRVFGVAPREYRRNATGAS
- a CDS encoding NAD(P)H-dependent oxidoreductase; the protein is MKLLQIDSSARQTGSVTRRLTAKFTEEWRKNHPGGEVIQRDLSVTALPLITDHWGATQLEDSKLTPVQRSYLSTSNELIEELKAADTVVIGAPMYNFSISSLLKAWIDQIVRVGKTVAYGPKGRQGLLQKKKVVVITSRGGAYEKGTAAEAFDFQEPYLRHILGFIGLTDVTFIHAENQGREEATVFFTAAAERIGRIVTDQNQVAAL